A DNA window from Grus americana isolate bGruAme1 chromosome 27, bGruAme1.mat, whole genome shotgun sequence contains the following coding sequences:
- the LOC129196836 gene encoding olfactory receptor 14A16-like, whose product LHYGTLLGSRACVHMAAAAWGSGFLYAVLHTANTFSIPLCQGNALGQFFCEIPQILKLSCSDTYLREVGLLILSCFLVFGCFVFIVLSYVQIFRAVLRIPSEQGRHKAFSMCLPHLAVISLFVSTGIFAHLKPPSISSPSLDLVVAVLYSVVPPSAYGIF is encoded by the exons ctgcactacgggaccctcctgggcagcagagcttgtgtccacatggcagcagctgcctggggcagtgggtttctctatgctgtgctgcacacagccaatacattttctataccactctgccagggtaatGCCCTGggccagttcttctgtgaaatccctcagatcctcaagctctcctgctcagacacctacctcagggaagttgggcttcttatattaagctgttttttagtttttggttgttttgttttcattgtgctgtcctatgtgcagatcttcagggcagtgctgaggatcccctctgagcagggacggcacaaagccttttccatgtgcctccctcacctggctgtcatctccctgtttgtcagcactggcatatttgctcacctgaagcccccctccatctcctccccatccctggacctggtggtggcagttctgtactcggtggtgcctcca agtgcctATGGTATATTTTAA